One Spinacia oleracea cultivar Varoflay chromosome 4, BTI_SOV_V1, whole genome shotgun sequence DNA segment encodes these proteins:
- the LOC110789918 gene encoding uncharacterized protein: protein MDNGKGKNKVDEYDQEQNYEDEYGICTLRQNPDIIGSSSSYNELPESGEKSVIAEPDEPLRQISTDLVLAAPCCQIQRSQRLSDEGSGRKRMRETGSSGQSQFHHQLESGSGVSGSYHLESPGTSNSSSSLPISNMDELQVQTKLHLQVEAEKHLQLRQDAERRYMAVMLERVCQQATQPGDNLIPPAPQLTTDFPSETYSPYLYTNNCAWHKQLNVREVEEDISHASSQTNMSGPPSLGNSTSVQTSLPELEPSEPSQGMGSQQFSHVRDSASISHQLSHSDLLTLMRNMANSASAQGLPYLPALEQSPWMGPHQLPHNSITASTRERPMPSLQPGGDQVVPFYPGLVMVTSSMSDQVIPFYPTSAGVNAPIFQSQPRYSSTNQYALVSSPWLESHIRNAASCSQSPNPYQLRSGSGRQAQQGPPAGFNLSSSAPQLTTQTITTFCRHTLQGPPPGFNHSLSAPQIRTETIRTIYRQVHRGPPPGFNHPPSAPQLTNAARPLQLRLHNFLTEWQLIWNDMNRERHDTLGSGVNNSQNLQSMIAPLKSEVADLRNQIFKLEAELNEAENQESRDPDNAEEP, encoded by the exons ATGGATAACGGGAAGGGCAAGAACAAAGTAGATGAATACGATCAAGAACAGAATTATGAAGATGAATATGGC ATTTGTACTTTAAGGCAGAATCCAGATATAATTGGTAGCAGTTCAAGTTACAATGAGCTTCCTGAAAGTGGTGAAAAATCTGTGATAGCTGAGCCAGATGAGCCCCTCCGACAGATAAGTACAGACTTAGTactggcagctccatgttgtcAAATTCAACGATCTCAGAGACTAAGTGATGAAGGTTCTGGAAGGAAGAGAATGAGGGAAACTGGTTCAAGTGGCCAGAGTCAATTTCATCATCAGTTGGAATCTGGTTCAG GGGTCTCGGGTTCATACCATTTGGAAAGCCCTGGCACAAGTAATTCTTCTTCAAGCTTGCCAATATCTAACATGGATGA GTTGCAGGTGCAGACTAAACTACATTTGCAGGTTGAG GCTGAGAAGCACTTACAGCTACGCCAGGATGCAGAACGAAGATACATGGCGGTGATGCTTGAAAGAGTTT GTCAACAAGCCACTCAACCTGGAGACAACCTTATTCCACCAGCACCGCAGCTAACTACAGACTTCCCATCTGAGACATATTCACCGTATctttacacaaataattgtgcaTGGCATAAACAG TTGAATGTTAGGGAAGTTGAGGAAGATATATCTCATGCTTCGAGTCAAACTAATATGTCCGGGCCTCCATCTCTGGGGAATTCTACTTCTGTTCAGACAAGTCTCCCTGAATTAGAGCCATCCGAGCCATCTCAAGGGATGGGGTCTCAACAATTTTCTCATGTTAGGGACAGTGCTTCAATCAGCCATCAACTTTCCCATTCTGATTTGTTAACGTTAATGAGAAATATGGCGAATTCTGCCTCTGCTCAAGGCCTGCCATATCTACCTGCATTAGAGCAATCTCCATGGATGGGGCCTCATCAACTTCCTCATAACAGTATCACTGCTTCAACACGCGAGAGGCCAATGCCCAGCCTTCAACCTGGTGGGGATCAAGTTGTTCCTTTCTATCCTGGTTTGGTAATGGTCACCAGTAGTATGTCGGATCAAGTTATTCCTTTTTATCCTACTTCTGCTGGAGTCAATGCCCCAATATTTCAGTCGCAGCCTCGATACAGTTCAACAAATCAATATGCATTAGTGTCATCTCCATGGCTGGAGTCTCATATCAGGAACGCTGCTTCATGTAGCCAGAGTCCAAATCCTTATCAGTTGAGATCTGGTTCAG GTCGACAAGCGCAGCAAGGACCCCCAGCTGGATTCAACCTTTCTTCATCAGCACCACAGCTAACCACTCAGACCATAACAACATTCT GTCGACATACGCTGCAAGGCCCCCCACCTGGATTCAACCATTCTCTATCAGCACCACAGATAAGAACTGAGACCATAAGAACAATTT ATCGACAAGTGCATCGAGGCCCCCCACCTGGATTCAACCATCCTCCATCAGCACCACAACTAACAAACGCAGCACGTCCGCTTCAGCTTCGTCTTCATAATTTTCTTACAGAATGGCAG TTAATATGGAATGATATGAATAGGGAGAGACATGATACTTTGGGGTCTGGCGTGAATAATTCCCAAAATCTGCAGAGCATGATTGCTCCATTGAAGTCTGAAGTGGCTGATTTAAGAAATCAAATTTTCAAGCTAGAAGCTGAGTTAAATGAAGCAGAAAACCAGGAATCCAGGGATCCTGATAATGCAGAGGAGCCTTAA